In Methanomassiliicoccales archaeon, a single genomic region encodes these proteins:
- a CDS encoding protein-L-isoaspartate O-methyltransferase, translated as MREDRVQMVAQLKARGIIASQEVEKAMLKVPRHLFISEDMRSLAYRDTPLAIGEGQTISAPHMVAMMAESLALINGHKVLEIGTGSGYNAAVMAELVGSEGRIITLERHGSLADKAKRSLHEAGYENVMVVVSDGSIGYALEAPYDRISVTCGAPRVPMPLLDQLQDGGVMVIPVGFLEYQSLLRVVKKGEKVLTEDLGSVMFVPLIGEKGHRPS; from the coding sequence ATGAGGGAAGACAGGGTCCAGATGGTCGCCCAGCTCAAAGCGCGAGGGATCATCGCATCCCAAGAGGTAGAGAAGGCGATGCTCAAGGTCCCCCGTCACCTGTTCATCTCAGAGGACATGCGTTCATTGGCCTATCGGGACACCCCCCTTGCGATCGGTGAGGGGCAGACCATTTCCGCACCTCACATGGTGGCCATGATGGCCGAGTCTCTAGCTCTGATCAACGGGCACAAGGTTCTGGAGATCGGTACCGGTTCTGGATATAACGCCGCGGTCATGGCCGAGCTCGTGGGGAGCGAAGGTCGCATCATCACATTGGAAAGGCACGGTTCTCTAGCGGATAAGGCCAAAAGATCACTTCATGAGGCTGGTTATGAGAACGTGATGGTCGTGGTGAGCGACGGTTCTATCGGATACGCGCTGGAAGCGCCCTATGATCGCATCAGTGTGACCTGCGGGGCCCCTCGCGTTCCTATGCCGTTGTTGGACCAGTTGCAGGACGGAGGCGTAATGGTCATACCCGTCGGTTTCCTGGAGTATCAATCCCTGCTGCGAGTGGTGAAAAAAGGGGAGAAAGTGCTCACCGAGGACCTGGGTTCGGTTATGTTCGTCCCCTTGATCGGGGAGAAAGGTCATCGGCCTTCATAG